In Streptomyces chartreusis, the following proteins share a genomic window:
- a CDS encoding sensor histidine kinase: MAVGLVSVATTTRSILLRDVDHRANGLLAQEAGEFANFEERGVDPETGRPFTDPSRLLREFLVRQYADPDEELIGLVGRAGDTPAQIIQPREIPVAVPLHEDAAARRRIFDSPDSTGTVDRSSGEIRWAKVAVARAGGETEAAFVVAFHPGRQQAAVNEEFRILLAISGVALLLTTGIGWAVAGRILKPVRLVRTAAAQLTEQDLTRRIPVHGHDDIAALAETFNAMLDRLERAFAAQREFVDDAGHELRTPITIVRGHLELMGDDPAEREETIRLVTDELDRMSRIVEDLLLLAKAERPDFVAPEPVQLAELTADVYVKARTLGERDWQLAEVADVEAELDAQRITQAMVQLAQNAVQHTAPGQAVRIGSRADGTAIELYVADSGCGVQPQDADVIFERFRRGTSRRGARGSGAGLGLSIVRAIAEAHGGRVRLRATEGGGATFVLALGEGHT; the protein is encoded by the coding sequence ATGGCCGTGGGGCTGGTGTCCGTGGCCACGACGACGCGATCGATCCTGCTGCGGGACGTCGATCACCGGGCGAACGGGCTGCTGGCCCAGGAGGCCGGGGAGTTCGCCAACTTCGAGGAGCGGGGCGTCGACCCCGAGACGGGCCGGCCGTTCACCGACCCGTCGCGGCTGCTGCGGGAGTTCCTGGTGCGGCAGTACGCCGACCCCGACGAGGAGCTGATCGGCCTGGTGGGGCGGGCGGGCGACACCCCGGCCCAGATCATCCAGCCGCGCGAGATCCCGGTGGCCGTGCCGCTGCACGAGGACGCCGCCGCCCGCCGCCGTATCTTCGACTCCCCCGACTCCACGGGCACGGTCGACCGGTCCTCCGGCGAGATCCGCTGGGCGAAGGTCGCCGTCGCGCGGGCGGGCGGCGAGACGGAGGCCGCGTTCGTCGTGGCGTTCCACCCGGGGCGCCAACAGGCCGCGGTGAACGAGGAGTTCCGCATCCTGCTGGCCATCTCCGGCGTCGCCCTGCTGCTGACGACCGGCATCGGCTGGGCGGTGGCGGGACGCATCCTCAAACCCGTACGGCTGGTGCGCACCGCGGCCGCGCAGCTCACCGAGCAGGACCTCACCCGCCGTATCCCCGTGCACGGGCACGACGACATCGCCGCGCTCGCGGAGACCTTCAACGCGATGCTCGACCGGCTGGAGCGCGCCTTCGCCGCCCAGCGCGAGTTCGTCGACGACGCGGGCCACGAACTGCGCACACCGATCACCATCGTGCGCGGCCACCTGGAGCTGATGGGCGACGACCCGGCCGAGCGCGAGGAGACGATACGGCTGGTCACCGACGAGCTGGACCGGATGAGCCGCATCGTGGAGGACCTCCTGCTGCTCGCCAAGGCCGAGCGCCCCGACTTCGTCGCCCCGGAGCCGGTGCAGCTCGCCGAGCTCACCGCCGACGTCTACGTCAAGGCCCGCACCCTCGGCGAGCGGGACTGGCAGCTCGCCGAGGTCGCCGACGTCGAGGCCGAGCTGGACGCCCAGCGGATCACCCAGGCGATGGTCCAGCTCGCCCAGAACGCCGTGCAGCACACCGCGCCCGGGCAGGCGGTGCGGATCGGCTCCCGTGCGGACGGGACCGCCATCGAGCTGTACGTCGCCGACTCCGGCTGCGGGGTGCAGCCGCAGGACGCGGACGTGATCTTCGAGCGGTTCCGGCGCGGCACGTCCCGGCGTGGCGCCCGCGGCTCCGGGGCCGGGCTCGGCCTGTCGATCGTCCGGGCCATCGCCGAGGCGCACGGCGGCCGGGTCCGGCTGCGCGCCACCGAGGGCGGCGGCGCCACCTTCGTACTGGCACTGGGAGAGGGACACACGTGA
- a CDS encoding small secreted hydrophilic protein — protein MAFSHRIAALAAVVAIPLGIAATSFALTDQPKSPEVPTRVELDSGSPTPTPTRPAPAPTPTPSDEVVSRPPVTDSPASDDDDDASDDDRDDG, from the coding sequence ATGGCCTTCTCGCACCGGATCGCGGCCCTCGCCGCCGTCGTGGCGATCCCGCTCGGCATCGCCGCGACCAGCTTCGCCCTCACCGACCAGCCGAAGTCGCCCGAGGTGCCGACCAGGGTGGAGCTGGACAGCGGCTCCCCCACGCCGACGCCCACCCGGCCCGCACCGGCGCCGACGCCGACGCCGAGCGACGAGGTCGTCTCCCGCCCACCGGTGACCGACAGCCCCGCGAGTGACGACGATGACGATGCCTCCGACGACGACCGCGACGACGGCTGA
- a CDS encoding Lrp/AsnC family transcriptional regulator translates to MITAIVLIKTSVDRIPEIAERIASLENVTEVFSVTGTYDLIAMVRVTEHEELAEVIPGRISKIPGVEGTDTHVAFRTYSQHDIEAAFAIGLDS, encoded by the coding sequence GTGATCACCGCGATCGTCCTGATCAAGACCAGCGTGGACCGGATCCCCGAGATCGCGGAGCGGATCGCTTCGCTGGAGAACGTGACCGAGGTCTTCTCCGTCACCGGCACCTACGACCTGATCGCCATGGTCCGGGTGACGGAGCACGAGGAGCTCGCCGAGGTCATCCCGGGCCGGATCAGCAAGATCCCCGGCGTCGAGGGCACGGACACGCACGTGGCGTTCCGCACCTACTCCCAGCACGACATCGAGGCCGCGTTCGCCATCGGCCTGGACAGCTGA
- a CDS encoding rhomboid family intramembrane serine protease has translation MIGNWSVAHFRARFGRAAGRSALASPAPVTYGLITLCCLLFLLSPAAGLNPAYGSGEELIAAQRAYFHRWGVVPAELFEGAPRAVLTPATALFVHGSWVHLLGNMLFLYVFGAMTEERMGRVQFTLFYLGCGYLALLGYAAANDDSTQSLVGASGAISAVLGAFLFLFPGARVTSLLPFLLFLPLRFPAWVVLPFWAALQWVAAGRAAQGPGVAYLAHLVGFGLGFGYAWARFGRPTRVKAAPAPAPEGENQP, from the coding sequence ATGATCGGCAACTGGAGCGTGGCGCATTTCCGGGCTCGGTTCGGCAGGGCCGCGGGACGGTCGGCCCTCGCGTCGCCGGCGCCGGTGACGTACGGGCTGATCACCCTGTGCTGTCTGCTCTTCCTGCTGAGCCCGGCGGCGGGGCTCAATCCGGCGTACGGCTCCGGCGAGGAGCTGATCGCCGCGCAGCGGGCCTATTTCCATCGCTGGGGCGTGGTGCCGGCGGAGCTGTTCGAGGGGGCACCCCGGGCCGTCCTCACTCCCGCGACGGCCCTGTTCGTGCACGGCAGCTGGGTGCACCTGCTCGGCAACATGCTCTTCCTCTACGTCTTCGGCGCGATGACCGAGGAGCGGATGGGCCGCGTCCAGTTCACGCTGTTCTACCTCGGCTGCGGCTATCTGGCCCTGCTGGGCTACGCCGCCGCCAACGACGACTCCACCCAGTCCCTGGTCGGCGCGTCCGGGGCGATCTCGGCCGTCCTCGGCGCGTTCCTCTTCCTCTTCCCCGGAGCGCGGGTGACAAGCCTGCTGCCGTTCCTGCTCTTCCTGCCGCTGCGCTTCCCGGCCTGGGTCGTGCTGCCCTTCTGGGCGGCCCTGCAGTGGGTGGCGGCCGGGCGGGCGGCGCAGGGGCCCGGGGTGGCGTATCTGGCGCACCTGGTCGGGTTCGGGCTGGGCTTCGGCTACGCGTGGGCCCGGTTCGGGCGGCCTACTAGAGTGAAAGCCGCCCCAGCTCCGGCCCCCGAGGGAGAGAACCAGCCGTGA
- a CDS encoding NYN domain-containing protein, with protein sequence MVETQGGGPGDGAAEVLDRPLPDGVRRKVVQIVSDGFGGLTVGELPAQLRQYARFAPNRRAKFAGNAMAAALETDPLFRQRIGEKLREAQPELTGALDSGSAPPAADPLDVAAAAYVLRPTGWVKLVTAAGEEAQRADAERADEETRAELDRLREELAHAREHTRDEAERLRTELDAAKKEAESLHRKLRSALSDVKRGEAALRKVQTDIETVRAEGQAQVSAAESETRRLKARLGEAEAALEGTRRAAREGRSVEDMRVRLLLDTLLDATQGLRRELALPPVSVRPAETVDAVEPGRMTPKDIAARALSENDPAILDQLLALPQAHLVVDGYNVTKTGYPQMPLEKQRLRLLGQLSQLAAQTGAEVTCVFDGAELAAPVLLAPPRGVRVLFSKPGVTADELIRQLVRAEPPGRPVIVASTDREVADGVARAGARPVASAVLLKRLS encoded by the coding sequence ATGGTGGAGACACAAGGCGGGGGGCCGGGCGACGGCGCCGCCGAGGTGCTCGACCGTCCGCTGCCCGACGGCGTGCGGCGCAAGGTCGTCCAGATCGTGTCCGACGGCTTCGGCGGGCTGACCGTGGGCGAACTGCCCGCGCAGCTCCGCCAGTACGCCAGATTCGCGCCGAACCGGCGGGCCAAGTTCGCCGGCAACGCGATGGCCGCCGCGCTGGAGACCGATCCGCTGTTCCGCCAGCGCATCGGCGAGAAGCTCAGAGAGGCCCAGCCGGAACTCACCGGCGCTCTCGACTCAGGCTCGGCGCCTCCGGCCGCGGACCCGCTCGACGTGGCGGCCGCGGCCTATGTTCTGCGGCCCACCGGCTGGGTCAAGCTGGTCACGGCGGCCGGTGAGGAGGCCCAGCGGGCCGACGCCGAGCGCGCCGACGAGGAGACCCGCGCCGAGCTCGACCGGCTGCGCGAGGAGCTCGCCCACGCCCGGGAGCACACCCGGGACGAGGCCGAGCGGCTGCGCACCGAGCTGGACGCGGCGAAGAAGGAAGCCGAATCACTTCACCGCAAGCTGCGCTCCGCCCTCAGTGACGTCAAGCGCGGTGAGGCCGCCCTGCGCAAGGTGCAGACCGACATCGAGACCGTGCGCGCCGAGGGGCAGGCGCAGGTCTCCGCGGCCGAGAGCGAGACCCGCCGGCTCAAGGCGCGGCTCGGGGAGGCCGAGGCCGCCCTGGAGGGCACGCGCAGAGCGGCACGCGAGGGGCGCAGTGTCGAGGACATGCGCGTCCGGCTGCTTCTGGACACCCTGCTGGACGCCACCCAAGGGCTGCGCCGGGAACTGGCGTTGCCGCCGGTCTCCGTGCGCCCCGCCGAGACCGTGGACGCGGTTGAACCGGGACGAATGACCCCGAAGGACATCGCCGCGCGGGCGCTGTCGGAGAACGACCCCGCGATCCTCGACCAGCTTCTCGCCCTGCCGCAGGCCCACTTGGTGGTCGACGGCTACAACGTCACCAAGACCGGCTATCCCCAGATGCCCCTGGAGAAGCAGCGTCTGCGGCTGCTGGGCCAGCTCTCGCAGCTCGCCGCGCAGACCGGCGCCGAGGTGACCTGTGTCTTCGACGGGGCCGAGCTGGCCGCGCCGGTGCTGCTCGCGCCGCCGCGCGGCGTACGGGTGCTGTTCTCCAAGCCGGGCGTGACCGCCGACGAGCTGATCCGCCAGCTGGTGCGCGCCGAGCCGCCGGGGCGTCCGGTCATCGTCGCCTCCACCGACCGCGAGGTCGCCGACGGAGTGGCGCGCGCCGGCGCACGCCCGGTGGCTTCTGCGGTGCTTCTGAAGCGACTGTCCTGA
- a CDS encoding C40 family peptidase translates to MASHRRPKQPSRARVTVLTTAAAAAVAISSQAANAAPSEKPSKDEVKAKVDKLYEEAEQATEKYNGAKEKQEKLQKEISTIQDNVARGQEDLNELRDSMGLAAAAQYRTGSIDSSLQLFLSSNPDDYLDKASTADQLSAQQVEQLKKVQEKQRELAQQRAEASEKLKDLASTRTELGKKKKQVQGKLAEAQKLLNTLTAAEKAAIAAEEQRASRSAADRVDLGNTGSASGRAMAAFQAAQSQLGKPYVYGATGTASYDCSGLTSWAYGQAGVSIPRTSQAQANAGTRIYSQSALKVGDLVIFYGDLHHVGFYAGNGQVLHAPRSGTVVRYESINNMPFQFGVRI, encoded by the coding sequence GTGGCGTCCCACCGTCGACCGAAGCAGCCGAGCCGAGCGCGCGTGACCGTGCTCACCACCGCGGCGGCTGCTGCCGTGGCCATAAGTTCGCAGGCGGCCAACGCGGCCCCCAGCGAGAAGCCGAGCAAGGACGAGGTCAAGGCCAAGGTCGACAAGCTCTACGAGGAGGCCGAGCAGGCCACCGAGAAGTACAACGGGGCCAAGGAGAAGCAGGAGAAGCTCCAGAAGGAGATCTCCACCATCCAGGACAACGTGGCCCGCGGTCAGGAAGACCTGAACGAGCTGCGCGACTCCATGGGCCTGGCCGCCGCCGCCCAGTACCGCACCGGCAGCATCGACTCCTCCCTCCAGCTGTTCCTGTCGTCGAACCCCGACGACTATCTGGACAAGGCGTCCACCGCCGACCAGCTCAGCGCCCAGCAGGTCGAGCAGCTGAAGAAGGTCCAGGAGAAGCAGCGCGAGCTCGCACAGCAGCGCGCCGAGGCCTCCGAGAAGCTCAAGGACCTCGCCTCCACCCGCACCGAACTGGGCAAGAAGAAGAAGCAGGTTCAGGGCAAGCTCGCCGAGGCCCAGAAGCTTCTCAACACCCTGACGGCCGCCGAGAAGGCCGCCATCGCCGCCGAGGAGCAGCGCGCCAGCCGTTCCGCCGCCGACCGCGTCGACCTCGGCAACACCGGCTCCGCCTCCGGCCGCGCCATGGCCGCGTTCCAGGCCGCCCAGAGCCAGCTCGGCAAGCCGTACGTCTACGGCGCCACCGGCACCGCCTCCTACGACTGCTCGGGCCTGACCTCCTGGGCCTACGGCCAGGCCGGCGTCTCCATCCCGCGCACCTCGCAGGCCCAGGCGAACGCCGGCACCCGCATCTACAGTCAGTCGGCCCTCAAGGTCGGCGACCTGGTCATCTTCTACGGCGACCTGCACCACGTCGGCTTCTACGCCGGCAACGGCCAGGTCCTGCACGCCCCGCGCAGCGGCACGGTCGTGCGCTACGAGTCGATCAACAACATGCCGTTCCAGTTCGGCGTCCGGATCTGA
- a CDS encoding NlpC/P60 family protein, which yields MGSHRRLASPGFDRGANAALCVMSAAAAALGVTPATAAPQDDTRAKVDRLYEEAEKATEAYNKADERADALREQVGRAQDRIARQQEHINSKRDVLGSLAGAQYRSGGLDPSLALLLSDDPEDYLDKAAALARITAHQAGELKELQDAMRELAQERAEATGKLVELEKSRKAVAGHKRTVERKLAEARRLLNTLTASDRAAYDRASRSGRLDLPDLGGVGPASGRAAAAVAAAQSALGRPYIWGANGPSGFDCSGLIQWSYAQAGVSLPRTSQGQRYAGRQVPLSEARPGDVVTYRSDASHVGMYMGNGQVVHAPYPGAPVRYDPVGMIPGATVTRV from the coding sequence GTGGGGTCCCATCGTCGCCTTGCATCGCCCGGGTTCGACCGGGGCGCCAACGCAGCGCTCTGCGTCATGTCGGCCGCCGCCGCGGCCCTAGGGGTCACTCCGGCCACGGCCGCGCCACAGGACGACACCCGCGCCAAGGTGGACCGCCTCTACGAGGAGGCCGAGAAGGCCACCGAGGCCTACAACAAGGCCGACGAGCGCGCCGACGCGCTCCGCGAGCAGGTGGGCCGGGCCCAGGACCGCATCGCCCGGCAGCAGGAGCACATCAACTCCAAGCGGGACGTGCTCGGTTCGCTGGCCGGCGCGCAGTACCGCTCCGGCGGCCTCGACCCGTCCCTCGCCCTGCTGCTCTCCGACGACCCCGAGGACTACCTCGACAAGGCCGCCGCGCTCGCCCGCATCACCGCCCACCAGGCCGGTGAGCTGAAAGAGCTCCAGGACGCCATGCGCGAACTCGCCCAGGAACGCGCCGAGGCCACCGGGAAGCTCGTCGAGCTGGAGAAGAGCCGCAAGGCCGTCGCCGGCCACAAGCGGACCGTCGAGCGCAAGCTCGCCGAGGCCCGCAGACTCCTCAACACCCTGACGGCGAGCGACCGCGCCGCCTACGACCGGGCCTCGCGATCCGGCCGGCTGGACCTGCCCGACCTCGGCGGCGTCGGCCCCGCCTCGGGCCGCGCCGCGGCCGCCGTAGCCGCCGCCCAGTCCGCGCTGGGCCGGCCGTACATCTGGGGCGCCAACGGACCCTCCGGCTTCGACTGCTCGGGCCTGATCCAGTGGTCCTACGCCCAGGCCGGCGTCTCCCTGCCGCGCACCTCGCAGGGCCAGCGGTACGCCGGCCGGCAGGTCCCGCTCTCCGAGGCCCGGCCCGGCGACGTCGTCACCTACCGCTCCGACGCCAGCCATGTCGGGATGTACATGGGCAACGGCCAGGTGGTCCACGCGCCCTACCCCGGCGCGCCCGTGCGCTACGACCCGGTGGGCATGATCCCCGGGGCGACGGTCACCAGGGTCTGA